From the Mahella australiensis 50-1 BON genome, the window TGGGCGATGCCCGCAATGAGGCTTTGATAAATTATTATACATTTGGAGTATACGACATAGTCAAGCGTTGTCTCAATCTGGTGCCGAAGTCCATGTACAGAACGGCATTGCCCGAATCGCAGATACCCAGTGGCTGGCAGAATGTTTTAACGGCATGGACGCTGTTTTGGATGAACGCCTGTCGCGAGTATTATGATTTTACGGGAGACAAAGCTTTTTTAGAAGGGATATATCCGTCACTGGTTGAAACAGTTAAGAACTTTACAAAGTTTATCAATAAAGACGGTTTACTGGAGATAACGGCGTGGAATATGCTGGACTGGGCTCCTATGGATACGGTGGATAGCGGCGTGGTTACGCATCAGAATGCATTACTGGTAAAAGCCTTGAAGGACACCGCTTATCTGGCAGATCAACTGGGTAAAGGAAATGACAGCGCTATGTTTGTGCGATTTGCAGACCACCTTAAGGATGCCATAAATCGATTCCTGTGGTCGGAAGACGAGAAGGCTTATATAGACAGCATCCATGCCGATGGACAGCGTTCCAAGGTGATAAGCCAGCAAACCAATGCCATAGTGTATCTATGCGACTGCGCCGAAGGTGATAGAAAACAGATAATAGAAAAATATATGTTCGACCCGCCGGAACATTTCGTCAAGATAGGCAGCGCTTTTATGTCATTCTTTTATTTCGAAGCTTTGCTCAAGCTGAATCGTATGGACGAGATTCTGGATAATATAAGGCAAAACTGGGGTACGATGCTCGATTACGGCGCCACTACATGCTGGGAAACTTTTATAGGGTGGTGGAAAGGCGGCCTTACGCGCAGCCATTGTCACGCATGGTCGGCGGCTCCGGGGTATTTTCTGGGCGCCTATGTATTGGGTGTGCGTCCCATAGAGCCAGGGTTTTCGAAAATCCTAATCGAGCCGCAGCTATGCGATCTCAAGTGGGCCGAGGGCTCTGTGCCCACTCCGAGGGGCAGAGTGGATGTAAGCTATAGAGATAGGGGCGATTACCTCGATATATCTGTCGAAATACCCGAAGGTAGTACCGCGCATATAGTATTTCCGGGAAATAAAAAAGTCAGATTCAACGGCAATTTCGTTGATGAAGATTTTATAGATATTTAAAATACAGCTTGTATGGATAAAGGATAATATTAAATTCATTTAAAGAGATTTGTAAAGGAGGTCTTCATGATGTCATATGCTGAACAAAATTGCATGGTCGAATGGTTTTATGTTTCAAATAAAAAATATAAGGATCCATTCAATGAAGTAGAGTTATCGGCAGTTGTAACCGATCCGGATGGACAAGAAAGGGTAATACCGGCTTTTTGGGCAGGTGGGCAGAAATGGTGTATACGCTATTCATCACCAAAAACAGGTCGTCACCATTTCTGTACCGTATGCTCGGATGTTTCTAACACAGATTTACATGGCAAAGAGGGTGATATTGAGATATCGGTTTATAGTGGGGATAATCCTTTGCTAAAGCATGGGCCTTTGCGTGTATCGGATGGCAAAAGGCATCTTGAGCATATTGATGGTATGCCTTTCTTCTGGTTGGCAGATACGTGGTGGATGGGATTGTGTAAAAGATTGAAATGGCCAAAAGATTTTCAGACACTAGCATTAGATAGGATAGATAAAGGTTTTTCTGTTATACAGATAGTTGCCGGCTTATACCCTGATATGAAACCATTTGATGAAAGAGGAGCTAATGAGGCTGGCTTTCCATGGGAAGAAGGATATGAACGTATTAATCCAGCGTATTTTGATAAAGCGGATGAAAGGATCAATTATCTTATAGATTTAGGATTGGTTCCATGTATTGTAGGTTGCTGGGGTTACTTTCTTAATTTTATGGGGATTGAAAAGATAAAAAAACACTGGAGAAATCTTGTGGCAAGATACGGTGCCTATCCTGTAGTATGGTGTTTGGCAGGTGAATATGATATGCCTTATTATCTGTCTACGGATCAAAAAAGAGATAGGGAAGCGCAGAGGCTGGGGTGGAAAGAGATAGGGACATATTTGCGAGAGGTAGACCCGTATCATAATCCTATAACAGTTCATCCGGGCAGCTATACCAGAGAGGTACCTGGTTTTGCCGATGTATTCGATTTTGATATGTTACAGACTGGTCATAGCGACGACTCCATAGGGAATACGGTATTCAGGATTCATCAGTCTTATCAAGCGGAACCGGTTATGCCTGTGATAGATGGAGAGGTTGCTTACGAAGGGATAGGTGGTCAGTGTAAAGAGCAAGTTCAAAGGTTGATGTTTTGGGCTTGTGTATTAAATGGTGCTGCCGGGCATACATATGGCGCGAACGGCATCTGGCAGGTAAATACCAAAGAGAAACCATTTGGTCCCAGTCCACATGGTATGAGCTGGGGAGATACTCCGTGGGAGGAGGCATATAAGCTGCCTGGTTCTTATCAATTGGCACTTTCAAAAAAACTTTTAGAGAGGTACAAATGGTGGTTATTTGAGCCACATCCCGAGTGGATAGAAGTCAATGTATCCGAAGAAAAACGAGAACATAATTATTATCCTTATATTGCAGGGATACCGCAAAAAGTTCGGATTATTTACTTACCTTTTTTCTATCCTGTGTTTAAGATAAAAAATTTAGAAAAAGGGGTTTCTTATAAAGTATTTCTTTTTAATCCTATAAGCGGCGATGAGATTGACTGTGGCATTGTTAGGCCAGAAGACGGAGAATGGTCTTTATCGCGTCTCCCGATCTTTCAAGATTGGGTGCTTGTTATGGAAAGCATAGATAACGCATAGGGAAAATTTCTTTAGAATTATGGTAGATGAGTTGTAATATTTAGCAGTCTCCATTAGCTGGAAACTGCTAAATATACTTTTATACGGCGTGTTAATTCCGGATAATCATAAAAGGTGTATAAATGGAGTACTGCCTTTTGTAATCAGAATTTTCCGGATAATAGATCCATTTTCCGTTTCATATAATACCTGAAGTTTTCTAATGATATATCAGGCGGGACTGTGTGATCGACTGTAGGTATGAATCCTCCTTCCTCTATTAACGGATATAGAGAGGCCAAGTGTTTATCTATGTTTTCTTTAGTTTTTGCCAATTCCCTCTTATCAACGCCGCCCCAAAGCCTTAAATCTTTGCCGAACTTCTTACGTAGCTTTATGGGATCCATATCGGCAGCTCTTTCCATAGGCCATATAGCATCCACGCCTGCCTCCATCAAAAGAGGAATCAAAGCCTCGCAGTTACCATCAGTATCCACACATACGTAACGAACACCATGGCTTTTAAAATAATCCACTAATCGGCACATACGGGGAAAGATGAACGTTTTATAGGTATCCGGACTTAACAAGGGGCCGTTTTTCATAGACATATCTTCATTGATAAATACGTAATCTACGTCGGTTTTTTCCAATATAGGGTGCGATACTTCGATGGTGAAATCTGCTATAAACTCCATCATCTCATGCATAAGCGCAGGTTGATCATACCATGCATAACACACGTTCTCGGTTCCCATCCATTCTCGGGCTCTCCAAAAGAAACCCAACGTGCTACAATTTCTGCCAAGTACCAGCACATGTTCTCTTTGACGCCATCTCGGTAGCATTATCTCCTGCCACTGTGGTGGATATCTACGGCCTAAGTTAGCTACATATCGTTTTTTGATCTCTCGGAAATCGTTGATGTTCTTGACCGGAAAGCTCAGAAATTGATCCATACTGGCTCTGGTCCCCCACGCCGTACCTTCGATCAAAGCCTTGCGTATGACGCCGTTTTCATCGCGTATGATCTCATATCGATCAGTTTTCTCAAGGGTTTCGGTTTCAAAAGGCGGTATCATCCCATAATTGACGTTTATATATTCTCTGGCATCCATATTGAAATATTCCTCGCCGGTAAACCAATCCCAATGTAGATCATACATATTTAATCCTTCTTCGTGCCATCGATCCATAGTTTGACCCCAAACGCCGACTTCGTGATTGGGTATTCTATCTACGGATTTATACTCCATGGTGTTGATAAATCTCTGACGACATGAAAGCGGTTCTTGAGTAAACATAAGATTCTCCTCTCACTATAATTCTGGGATCATTATAATACAATTTTCTATAAAGCTGTTAGCACAAAAAGATGATAATATAGGGCAATATGATTTTTAGCACAAAAGGCCAATCTTTTAGCATTGTTGGCTCATAAAGGGAAATAATCCGTATCAGTACGAAACGAACCAATAATAAAAGCGAAGAAAAGATATTTTATGCAAGAAGATATTTGTTTTGTATAAATATTGTACTGTTCTTTTGTGTTACAATTGAGATAATTACAGAAGCAATGAAAATGGTGAAGGGAGAATACAGTTGTGAGTTTGAACAGACATATGAACGACCGGGAACGGTTTTTGGCTGCTATGAGATATAAACCGGTAGATCGAGTCCCATACCGCGAATTCGGTGCTTGGCCTGAGACTATTGAACGCTGGCTTAGCGAAGGGTATGAACCGAACAATCCGCCGATTTCAACAGATTACTGGGATTGGCAAGGAGGATGGTTTTTTCCTAATCCGCCATTTGAGCATAAAGTCATCGAAGAAGATGAAAGAACGGTGCTTTATATAAACCATGAAGGTATATTGATACGCGAGCGTAAAGATAACCCTATGTCGTCAATGCCGCAGTTTGTAAGGTTTCCTGTGGAAACGCGAGAGGATTTCCGCACCTTCTGGAAGGAAAGGATGCAGCCGGATTTAGCCGCTCGTCTTGGCCCAAATTGGAAACAAAAGCTGGCTGCTTATCGTCAGCGTGATTATCCGCTTGTAGTCATTGCCGATCGTTGGGGTGGCTTCTTTGGGCCGTTGAGGAATCTATTGGGAGTAGAGAGATTGTGCATGCTTTTCTATGATGATCCGGCATTTCTGGAAGAGATGATGGAAGCAGAGGCTGACTTCATGATACGGATGATGGATCAAATCCTGGATTATACTGATGTTGATGTTTTCGGGTTCTGGGAAGATATGGCCTATAAGAATGGTCCGCTGGTTAGCCCTGAGTTGTTTCGCAAATTTGCTTTGCCAAGGTACAGGCGTGTGGTGGATTTCTTGCACTCAAGAGGGGTGGAGTTCATATCGCTGGACAGTGATGGCAATATAACAAAGCTTATTCCCATTTGGCTGGATGCGGGTATAAATGTCCTTTATCCATTTGAAGTGCAGTGTGGCATGGATGTACTCAAAGTTCGCAAAGAATACGGCCGCGACCTGCGCATGTGGTTTGGTATAGATAAACGAGCCGCGGCGCATGGGCCGGAGGCTATTGATGCAGAGCTGGCACGTGTTGCGCCGCTAATACATGATGGTGGCTATGTTCCCGGACCTGATCATTCTTTCCCGCCTGATGTTTCATTTGAAAACTACTGCTACTTTATGGAGAAACTGGCTGCTATTGCGCGAGCTTAAAGCGCTTAAATTAAAGCATTCGACATACAATCTCTGGAATTAAGAGGCCAAATCGAGCAAAAGGAGGGCTCATTATGCTGTTTAATGCAAGCTGGCCATAAGAAAATCGGTATAATTTCTATTTTGGCAGTAAAAGGGCATGTGTAACGTATCAAAAATTAAAATTAGGAGGCAATTTTAAATGAGAAAGTTAAAGCTGTTTACAGTATGGATGTTAACTATAGCTTTGTTGTTGCCCATTATAATAACGAGTTGTGGTACTTCTACAAATGAAGATGGGGAACAATCTACTGAACAAACTGGCGAAGAGACAAAGGATCGGGGAAAAGAACAAGTTATGAGTGAATTCGAACAAACCCAAGGTATTCCTACAGAACTTAAAGAGGCTCCTATACTAGCTGATAAAGTAAAAACAGGTGACTTACCACCGATAGAAAAACGGTTACCTAAGGAGCCCAAAATAGCCAATGATATGCCAGCTAGCCAGATCAAGTATGAGATTGGTACCTATGGGGGCGTCCTAAGAACAGTTACGCATGAACAAGGATTTGATTCCACAGTATTTTGCATATTGAATGAACCGTTGTTAAATTCACCTGGATTGTTAGGGGAAGAGATAACTGGTAATGTTGTAAAAAACTACGAGGCTAGTAGTGACCAAAAAGAATTTACTTTTCATATGAGAGAGGGCTTAAAATGGTCTGATGGTCAACCGGTAACGACAGAAGATGTAAGGTTTGCAGTAGAGGATGTGCTATTTAATGCCAAGCTGACACCGGTTTTCCCGGCATGGTTAAGATCAGGAGGTAAAGTAGATGGTACGCCAATGAAATTGGAAATTTTGGATGATTATACTTTTAAGATAATATTCGATCAGCCCTATGGGGGTTTCCCCTTGACATTGTCTATAGAAGGTTGGAGAGGTTATACTGATATTTTGAAGCCAAAACATTTTTTGCAAAAATATCATGTAAAATATACTCCATTAGAACAGCTTGAGCCGGAAATCGAAAAAGCTGGTTTCCAAAAAAGCGATTGGGTTAGTCTCTTCAACAAAAAAGACGTACTTAATTGGGAGTCGGTAACACCCGATGCCATAGGTTTTCCAGTACTTAGTCCATGGATGCAGATAAAGGCTACAACTAGCACAGTAGAATATGAACGAAATCCTTATTACTTTGAGATAGATGAGAAAGGCAATCAATTACCATATATAGATAAGCTTAATACCACCTATGTACAAGACCTTCAAATGGTTATTATGAAAACGCTGGGTGGTGAAGTCGATCACTCCGGTGAATTAATCTCTTTGAATGACTTGCCGCTTCTTAAGGAAAATGAGGCTAATGGCGGTTACAAGATCTATATGCCAAATATGCATAGAACGGGTGCTGACATTATACTTAATTTCAACTATGATGATCCAGTTTGGAGAAAGGTTATCTATGACATACGTTTTAGAAAGGCTTTAAATCTGGCATTAGATAAAGACGAAATAGTGGATACAGTTTACTATGGCATGGCAAAACCGGCTGAAATACAAGGTACAGAGTGTGATATTAAAGAGGCTAATAAATTATTGGATGAAATGGGCATGAAAAAAGGATCAGATGGTTTACGTTTAGGACCAGGTGGAGAGAAATTCTCTATACCGCTTGATGTCCAACCATGGAGGCCGGATACTGTGCCCTTAACACAGTTAGTTGTTGAACAGTGGCGCGAATTGGGACTAGATGTTAGCATGAAACAGATTGATGCTAGTTTATGGAACACACGTGTAGCTGCTAATGAAATTAAAGCTACTGTGATAGGTACGCATGGTCCGGTATTAGGAGCTGGAAATCCAGATTGGGCTCAAAGTTATTGGGCGCCACTATGGAATATGTGGTGGGTGAGTAATGGGCAAAAAGGTGAAGAACCACCTCAAGACGTAAAAGACTTTTATCAATTGATCGAAGATATGCGTGGTGCGCCAGTTGAACAATCTATACAGTATAATGAAAAAATAAGGGCTGATATGAGAGATAATCTATGGTATTTTGTAGTTGCAGATAATATAAAACAACCTGTCGCTATAAATGCTAAAATACACAATTATACTGATAATGGATTTAACATAGCGCAATTTTTTGGTGCTGAAAGGTTATTTTATGGGAAATGAATAATCTACCAACTATATAAACACTAATTTCCGGGTATTGTATTTACATTCATACCCGAACTTTTTGATGACATTTCAAGAGTATGAACGTAGAGAAATTGATGATTGTATATCCTTCTTAGGTACTCGCAAAAACCAATCGGACATATGAGCCAAGTTAACAAAGCTGAAGGAGGATGCATATGATGAATATATTGTTTATTATGGCGGATCAATGGAGAGCTGACTGTTTGAGTTGTGCCGGTCACCCCGTTGTTAAGACACCATCTCTGGACAAATTAGCGCAAAAGGGTGTGCGTTTTGAATCCACTTATGTGCAATGGCCAGTATGTGGCCCCAGCCGTACGTGCTTATATACCGGCCGCTATATGCATGCGCATCGGTCTACGTGGAACGGCGTGCCGCTGCCGGAGGACGAACGCAGTATAGGGCATTATTTTACAAGTAATGGCTATGATGCCGTATTGATAGGTAAGGGACATTACAGCGCAGACGATGAGAGACTGCCTCAACTCATTCGGTGTGGCTTCGACCCTGAAAGGGACCGCTTGAATGACGGCGGTATGGATGTATTGGCTACCGAGGGCTGGGATTATGGTAAGTTCTTGATGAGCAAGGGATACATATCCGATGATCCCATAGATGATTTTGCCATGACTGTAAAAACGCCTCAAGGAGAAAACATATCTGCTTGGGATTTCAAAGCCTGTCCATATCCGTTGAGGGTGAAAGCCGAAGACAGCCCGCCGGCTTATCTTACCGATAAGGCTATGGAATTTATGCGCAGTCATGAGCAACGGCCATGGATAATGCATCTATCTTACACATACCCTCATTGGCCAATAGCTGCTCCAGCGCCATATAACGCTTTATATGACCCTGCTCAGGTACCTCGGCCATGCCGAAACCAAGATGAATTAAAGCACCCTATCATGGAGCCTTTTAGGAAGGAGCGGCGCAGTTTACCTTTCGACAACCGCTGGGTATGGCAACATATGCGCGCGACCTATTATGGCATGATGTCGCTGGTTGATATGCAATTAGGGCGGCTTTTCGACTATATGGAACAGCATGGTCTTATGGATAATACTATGATCGTATTTACATCGGATCACGGCGAATATCTAGGCGATCATTGGCTGTTTGAAAAGGAGTTGTTCTATGAACAAGCTGTGCGCGTGCCGTTGATAGTGTATTGTCCCGGTGGGGAATATGATGTTTCCCGAGGTAGCATAAATTATGATTTTGTTCAATCCATAGACCTTCTTCCATCCATGATGGAAGAAGCCGATATTCCTATTGATCATCGCATCCAAGGCAAGAGCCTGATGGGGCTTTTAAGGGGCCGGAAGCCCGAGGCGTGGCAGTCAGCGGTGTATGCCGATTGGGATTATGAGTTTTACCATACGGGGGAAGTCTTAGGTATACCGCCTGAGCGTCGCCGGGCATGGATGGTGAGGGATCATCGATTTAAGTACGTTCATTTTCTTGATTTACCCGATATGCTCTTCGATATGGAAAATGACTCCGAGGAATTGCATAACTTGGCTGATAACCCATTTTATAAAGGCGTTGTGGAAACATATAGGTTAAAACTGTTGGACTGGCGTATGAGTACCGAGGACCGTAGCCGGAGCGGCTGGTTTTATAACAAATACGGTGCTATTGGTGTTTCATTACCGTCCGATAAATTTGCTAACTATGGTCTATGGAAATCTGAAGACGGAAATATGCTATAATCATCGTTTTTGTACTATATGGTCCTCGGAGAAAGTGCTATTATAGTGATAGTGAATGAATATTAAAGATGTGGGGGTTTTATAAAATGGCATTAAAAGTCGGTATAGTTGGAATGGGCAATATCGGTAACGTGCATGCCGGCGTGTATATGAATAATCCCAAGGTGGAGTTGGTAGCCGTATGCGATATAATAAAAGAAAAGGCCGACGCTGCCGCGTCTAAGTATGGTGCCAAGGCCTTTTACAGTGTAAAAGAGATGCTGGATAGCGGTATACACCTGGATGCATGTAGTATGGCGACGGCCGGTGTGGAAAATGGCGGGGATCATTTTAAGCCGACTATGGAACTGCTTGAGGCCGGCATACCGGTACTAGGCGAAAAACCTATATCCAATAATATAGAAGACGCTGAAAAAATGGTGGCGTTGGCTAAAAGCAAAAAGGTCCCATATGGCGTTGATCTAAACCATCGTTTTACGCCGGCGGCGCGCGTAGCCAAGGAATGGATGAATAACGGCCGTTTGGGTAAAACTCATATCATAAACATGCGTATGTGGATAAATAATCCTAATGAATCGTCCCCATGGTTTCATATGCGCGCTCTTCATCCGCATTCGTTCGATGTTATGCGCTATTTCTGCGGCGATGTAAAGAGCGTAGCGGCTTTTATGATGAAAGGCGAGGGTCGGAATATCTGGTCTAATTGTCAGGTGTTACTTCAATTTGAAAACGATGTTGTGGGCAATCTGACCGGTAGTTACGATGCCGGCGGCAGCTATGGCCTTGAGCGCTGTGAAGTAGTAGGCTCAAAAGGGCGCTTTGTTCTGGAAGATGCTTGCGAGCATTTGCACTTTTATCCGCGCAATAGCATTGAGACCGAAACCTATGATTATCTGGGCGGTATGCGTTCTTTTAACGAAACATTCAAGGATAGAATAGGCGTTTGGATAGATCAGATCGAAGCCGGTGTTAGTTACGATAAAATCGATGGTTCAGGTGAAGAGGCATTAAAAGCACAACGTATAATTGAAGCGGCTATTCGTTCTTGGCAGACCCATAGTATCGTAGAACTTTAATTAATTAAGGAAGTTTGGGAGGGGCTAAAATGATAGAGTTGGGTGTAAACTCGGTGCTATTTGGAGGCTATGATTTCGCCACGGCCGCTAAGTATATAGCATTGGCAGGTTACGATGGCATAGAAATATCGGCGATAAAGGGCATGTGCGAGCACTTGGAGCTGGATCGGTGGCGTGAGCAGGCTGATAAGCTCAGAAATATCGTGGCTGAAAATGGTTTAAAGTTTCTGTCAATGGAAGTAGCCTCATTGGATGAGGATAGACTGACTAAGGCCTTTGAAGCCGGTGCTGAGATCGGTATTCCAATAGTAAATGTAGGTCCGGGTGGTAAAGCCGATGCAGATGGAGATTTGGAAAGACAAATCGATTTATTGGCTAAAATGTCCGAAAAAGCAGAAACATATGGCATCACCCTTTGTGTAAAGGCGCATGTGGGCTTAGCCATATATAATACGCCTACCACCTTAAAAGCTATGGATAGCATTCATTCGCCGGCTTTTGGCATCGACATGGATCCAAGTCATATTTACAGAGCCGGAGAAGATCCTGCTCAGGCGCTTATGCAAGTGATAGGCAGGGTTAAGCATATACATATACGCGATTGTTTAGGCCGCAATACCGGGCCGGGGATACCGGCTAATCAGGCTTGCGGACGAGGTGATATAGATCTGATGGCTTATTGCAAGGTTATGGTTGATAATGATTATTCCGGGCCGGTCTGCCTGGAAGTTATCGGGGCTAATGATTTGGAATTGCCTGAAGTGGTGGCTATCGCTGCGGAAAGCCGCGGATATCTGAACGCCTGCCTTAAGGCTTTAGGTGCCAGATAAGAGGAGGAACAAGGTCATGAGCAAGATGCCTAATTTGATTCTAATAGGTATAGACAGCTTACGGGCTGATCATATGAGCCTTTATGGTTATGATAGGCTTACTACACCGCATATGGACAAATTTGCTGCGGGCGGTGTGGTATTTGAACATACTTTCAGCCCTCATATCCCTACCACATCGGGCTATTCGTGTATGTTAACAGGCATGGATTGTTTTGGAACCAACGTGGTCGCCTTGAGACATAAAGGCGATATAGCCGAAGGAGTTCCGACACTGGCAGAGGTGTTGGGCGAAAATGGGTACAATACTACGTGTGTGGGCTTTAAGGGGAATCCGGCTTCACGAGGATTTCATAACTATCTGGAGTATGCCGGCTGGGGTTCTTACGCTGAGGGCAGAAGCCCTAAAGCTGAAAATCTCAATGAGGTAGCTATTCCCGAATTAAAACGCCTGGCTGGACAACATCAACCCTTTTTCCTCTTTTTGCGTCACATGGATCCCCATGCCCCTTATCTTCCGCCCAGTCCTTTTGAACGCATGTTCTACGGAGGGAATGAATACGATAAGGCCAATCAATCGCTTAAACCGGTTTACGAGTTTAAACCATTCCGCGATTTCTTTATGACGTGGTTCCCGCCTGGCTGTACCGATAAAGACTATATTATAGCCCAATACGACGGAGCAATAGCCTACATGGATGCCTGCATACAAAACATATTCGAAATAATAGAGGCTATGGGTATAGACGAAGAAACGTT encodes:
- a CDS encoding sulfatase, with the translated sequence MSKMPNLILIGIDSLRADHMSLYGYDRLTTPHMDKFAAGGVVFEHTFSPHIPTTSGYSCMLTGMDCFGTNVVALRHKGDIAEGVPTLAEVLGENGYNTTCVGFKGNPASRGFHNYLEYAGWGSYAEGRSPKAENLNEVAIPELKRLAGQHQPFFLFLRHMDPHAPYLPPSPFERMFYGGNEYDKANQSLKPVYEFKPFRDFFMTWFPPGCTDKDYIIAQYDGAIAYMDACIQNIFEIIEAMGIDEETLIVITADHGETLYDHECWFDHHGLYDCTLTVPLILRYPGKVPAAKRYGDYCQLKDVMPTILELMGIDTQIKFNGSSLAPLMRNELREPEPEFYITECTWMRKHGWRTPEWKFIHALEPDFHFKPEIELYNLIKDPGENHNIAEEEPEVVSLLENRMQAFIKKRESEIGRSNPMYTNLDWHGLGCGPFKTSQQAYDMLHIGSPEAAQKIQAMLETEDKENSNVDNMEG